A region of Staphylococcus sp. IVB6181 DNA encodes the following proteins:
- the rplL gene encoding 50S ribosomal protein L7/L12: MANQEQIIEAIKEMSVLELNDLVKAIEEEFGVTAAAPVAAAGAAGGGDAAAEKTEFDVELTSAGSSKIKVVKAVKDATGLGLKDAKELVDNAPKVIKEALPKEEAEKLKETLEEVGATVELK, from the coding sequence ATGGCTAATCAAGAACAAATCATTGAAGCAATTAAAGAAATGTCAGTATTAGAATTAAATGACTTAGTAAAAGCAATCGAAGAAGAATTTGGTGTAACTGCAGCAGCTCCAGTAGCAGCAGCAGGTGCAGCAGGCGGCGGAGACGCAGCAGCAGAAAAAACTGAATTTGACGTTGAGTTAACTTCAGCTGGATCATCAAAAATCAAAGTTGTTAAAGCTGTTAAAGACGCAACTGGCTTAGGATTAAAAGACGCTAAAGAATTAGTAGACAACGCTCCTAAAGTAATCAAAGAAGCTTTACCTAAAGAAGAAGCTGAAAAACTTAAAGAAACATTAGAAGAAGTTGGCGCAACTGTAGAATTAAAATAA
- a CDS encoding class I SAM-dependent methyltransferase, with product MSHYYDKDPNIESHKETFKYHYHQNELNLVTDAGVFSKGKIDFGSDLLVRTFLKEHPPGPSKTIVDVGCGYGPIGLMIAKVSPHHQIIILDVNHRALDLAKENSEKNHIDNVTILESDGLAEVQDDSCDMVVTNPPIRAGKSVVHGILEDAYEKLKADGELYVVIQKKQGMPSAKKKMEAVFGNVETLTKEKGYYILKSKR from the coding sequence ATGAGTCATTATTACGACAAAGATCCAAATATTGAAAGTCATAAAGAGACGTTTAAATACCATTATCATCAAAATGAATTGAATCTCGTGACAGATGCCGGTGTATTTTCAAAAGGGAAAATCGACTTCGGTTCGGATTTGCTTGTGCGAACGTTCTTAAAAGAACATCCGCCAGGACCGAGCAAAACCATTGTTGATGTCGGCTGCGGCTACGGCCCAATCGGATTGATGATTGCAAAAGTATCACCGCATCATCAAATTATCATCTTGGATGTGAACCACCGTGCACTGGATCTAGCAAAAGAAAATAGTGAAAAGAATCATATTGATAATGTCACTATTTTAGAGAGCGATGGTTTAGCTGAAGTTCAAGATGATTCATGCGACATGGTTGTGACGAATCCGCCAATCAGGGCAGGAAAGTCAGTGGTCCATGGTATTTTAGAAGATGCATATGAGAAGTTGAAGGCAGACGGCGAGTTGTATGTTGTGATTCAAAAGAAACAAGGCATGCCTTCAGCAAAAAAGAAAATGGAAGCTGTTTTTGGGAACGTTGAAACCCTGACTAAAGAGAAAGGGTATTATATTTTAAAAAGCAAGCGTTAA
- the rplJ gene encoding 50S ribosomal protein L10, producing the protein MSGIIEAKKQLVDQIADQLKNSVSTVIVNYRGLTVAEVTELRKQLREAGVEYKVYKNTMLRRAAEQAGIEGIDEFLVGPTAIATATEDVVAPAKVIAGFAKEHEALEIKTGVMDGSVISAEEVKTVGSLPSHDGLVSMLLSVLQAPVRNFAYAVKAVGESKEEESAE; encoded by the coding sequence ATGTCTGGAATTATTGAAGCTAAAAAACAATTAGTTGACCAAATCGCTGATCAACTTAAAAATTCTGTTTCAACAGTAATCGTGAATTACCGTGGTTTAACAGTAGCTGAAGTAACTGAATTACGTAAACAATTACGTGAAGCAGGTGTTGAGTACAAAGTTTACAAAAACACTATGTTACGTCGTGCTGCAGAACAAGCGGGAATCGAAGGTATTGACGAATTCTTAGTAGGTCCTACTGCTATTGCAACAGCTACTGAAGACGTAGTTGCTCCTGCAAAAGTTATTGCTGGATTTGCTAAAGAACACGAAGCTTTAGAAATTAAAACAGGCGTGATGGACGGTAGTGTTATCTCAGCAGAAGAAGTTAAAACTGTTGGTTCTTTACCATCTCACGACGGTCTTGTATCTATGTTACTTTCTGTATTACAAGCTCCTGTACGCAACTTCGCTTATGCAGTTAAAGCAGTTGGCGAATCAAAAGAAGAAGAAAGCGCTGAATAA